A single genomic interval of Cupriavidus sp. MP-37 harbors:
- the modB gene encoding molybdate ABC transporter permease subunit, with the protein MDAVWVPLLLSLKVAGWATALNAVLGVGAAWALARWRSPLRDVVDAVLTLPLVLPPTVLGYYLLVLVGRRGVFGEWLARLGIELVFTWQGAVLASTIVAFPLVLKSARAAFEGVDHQLENAARVLGVPEAGIFFRVTLPLAARGIIAGVLLAFARALGEFGATLMIAGNLPGRTQTLSVAIYEAVQAGDDNTANLLVLVTSVTCVLLLVVAGRLVPAAARHPAELYERRRLRPRVR; encoded by the coding sequence ATGGATGCTGTCTGGGTACCGCTGCTGCTGTCGCTGAAGGTGGCCGGCTGGGCCACGGCGCTGAACGCCGTGCTCGGCGTGGGGGCGGCCTGGGCGCTGGCGCGCTGGCGCTCGCCGCTGCGCGACGTGGTCGATGCGGTGCTGACGCTGCCGCTGGTGCTGCCGCCGACGGTGCTGGGCTATTACCTGCTGGTGCTGGTGGGGCGCCGTGGCGTGTTCGGCGAGTGGCTGGCGCGCCTCGGCATCGAACTGGTCTTTACCTGGCAGGGCGCGGTGCTGGCTTCGACCATCGTTGCCTTCCCGCTGGTGCTGAAGTCCGCGCGCGCCGCCTTCGAAGGCGTGGACCACCAGCTGGAAAACGCCGCGCGCGTGCTGGGCGTGCCCGAAGCCGGCATCTTCTTCCGCGTCACGCTGCCGCTGGCGGCGCGCGGCATCATCGCCGGCGTGCTGCTGGCCTTTGCCCGCGCGCTGGGCGAGTTCGGCGCCACGCTGATGATCGCCGGCAACCTGCCCGGGCGCACGCAGACGCTGTCGGTGGCCATCTATGAGGCGGTCCAGGCCGGCGACGACAATACCGCCAACCTGCTGGTGCTGGTGACTTCGGTCACCTGCGTGCTGCTGCTGGTGGTTGCCGGACGCCTGGTGCCGGCGGCCGCGCGCCATCCCGCTGAACTCTACGAACGCAGGCGCTTGCGCCCGCGCGTCCGCTAA
- a CDS encoding TOBE domain-containing protein — protein MLELQGAIWFRSGSQDWGGKDRIALLAAIGAHGSITAAARAVGISYKAAWDAIDAMNNSAGEPLVVRAAGGKGGGGTRLTTRGEQLIRTYRALEDEHRRFVAQLSRLGEGVADDIHLMRRMMIKTSARNKLFGRVASVRGGAVNDEVVLELAGGQRIVATITHESVETLELAEGVEAFALIKASSVLVGLPEPGMRLSARNQLAGVVTRVMPGAVNAEVVIELDGGGTVAAVVTNGSVEALGLQAGVAAVAIFKASSVILGVVG, from the coding sequence ATGCTTGAACTCCAGGGAGCCATCTGGTTCCGCTCCGGCTCGCAAGACTGGGGCGGCAAGGACCGCATCGCGCTGCTTGCCGCCATCGGCGCGCACGGCTCGATCACGGCCGCCGCGCGTGCCGTCGGCATCAGCTACAAGGCGGCGTGGGACGCCATCGACGCGATGAACAACAGCGCCGGCGAGCCGCTGGTGGTGCGCGCCGCGGGCGGCAAGGGCGGCGGCGGCACGCGCCTGACCACGCGCGGCGAACAGCTGATCCGCACCTATCGCGCGCTCGAGGACGAGCACCGGCGCTTTGTCGCGCAGCTGTCGCGGCTGGGCGAGGGCGTGGCCGACGATATCCACCTGATGAGGCGAATGATGATCAAGACCAGTGCGCGCAACAAGCTGTTCGGGCGCGTCGCCAGCGTGCGCGGCGGCGCGGTCAATGACGAGGTGGTGCTGGAACTGGCCGGCGGCCAGCGCATCGTCGCCACCATCACGCACGAGAGTGTCGAGACGCTGGAGCTGGCCGAGGGCGTCGAGGCCTTTGCGTTGATCAAGGCGTCGTCGGTGCTGGTGGGGCTGCCCGAGCCGGGCATGCGGCTGTCGGCGCGCAACCAGTTGGCGGGCGTGGTGACGCGCGTGATGCCGGGCGCGGTGAATGCCGAGGTGGTGATCGAACTCGACGGCGGCGGCACGGTGGCGGCCGTCGTCACCAACGGCAGCGTCGAGGCGCTGGGGCTGCAGGCCGGCGTGGCCGCGGTGGCGATATTCAAGGCCTCGAGCGTGATCCTCGGCGTGGTCGGGTAG
- a CDS encoding ATP-binding cassette domain-containing protein: protein MSMHVSIRKQMVSADRHFALDIDFDSASRRIALFGPSGAGKSLTLRAIAGLLAPDSGRIVLNGRTLFDADAGIDVRPQQRRVAYLFQEYALFPHLTVGQNIGFGLARGWRNPRRGAMHPQAQRWIDAFGLADITGNYPAEISGGQKQRVALARALVAQPDIVLLDEPFSALDPALRARMRAELRTLQASLDVPMLVISHDPADVEALGDHVLEIREGRIFGSGTSRHHAPVYAPVSARVA from the coding sequence ATGAGCATGCACGTCAGCATCCGCAAGCAGATGGTCTCGGCCGACCGCCACTTTGCGCTGGATATCGACTTCGATTCGGCCAGCCGGCGCATTGCCCTGTTCGGCCCCTCGGGCGCCGGCAAGAGCCTGACGCTGCGCGCCATCGCCGGCCTGCTGGCGCCGGACAGCGGCCGCATCGTGCTGAACGGCCGCACCCTGTTCGACGCCGACGCCGGCATCGACGTGCGCCCGCAGCAGCGCCGCGTGGCTTATCTGTTCCAGGAGTATGCGCTGTTCCCGCACCTGACCGTGGGCCAGAACATCGGCTTCGGGCTGGCGCGCGGCTGGCGCAATCCGCGCCGCGGCGCCATGCATCCGCAGGCCCAGCGCTGGATCGATGCCTTCGGCCTGGCCGACATCACCGGCAACTACCCCGCGGAGATCTCCGGCGGCCAGAAGCAGCGCGTGGCGCTGGCGCGCGCGCTGGTGGCACAGCCCGACATCGTCTTGCTGGACGAGCCGTTCTCGGCGCTGGACCCCGCGCTGCGCGCGCGCATGCGCGCGGAGCTGCGCACGCTGCAGGCCAGCCTGGACGTGCCGATGCTGGTGATCTCGCACGACCCCGCCGACGTCGAGGCGCTGGGCGACCACGTGCTGGAGATCCGCGAAGGCCGCATCTTCGGCAGCGGCACCAGCCGCCACCATGCGCCGGTCTACGCGCCGGTGTCGGCGCGCGTGGCCTGA
- a CDS encoding class IV adenylate cyclase, producing MPRNVEIKARIDSVEALLPRAAALADHGPEHIRQDDTFFRCANGRLKLREFAPDRGELIFYARADEAGPKESFYILSPTPSPGTLRAALAAAHGEGGRVRKLRTLYLAGRTRVHLDRVEALGDFLELEVVLADAESAADGVAEAHALLARLGIPASALVEGAYVDLLRAAQATRADTGA from the coding sequence ATGCCGAGAAACGTCGAGATCAAGGCCCGCATCGACAGCGTCGAGGCGCTGTTGCCGCGCGCCGCCGCGCTGGCCGACCACGGGCCCGAACATATCCGCCAGGACGATACCTTCTTCCGCTGCGCCAACGGCCGCCTCAAGCTGCGCGAGTTCGCGCCGGACCGCGGCGAACTGATCTTCTATGCGCGCGCCGACGAGGCCGGCCCGAAAGAGAGCTTCTACATCCTGTCGCCGACGCCATCGCCGGGCACGCTGCGCGCCGCGCTGGCCGCCGCGCACGGCGAGGGCGGGCGGGTGCGCAAGCTGCGCACGCTGTACCTGGCGGGACGCACGCGCGTGCACCTGGACCGGGTCGAGGCGCTAGGCGATTTCCTGGAACTGGAAGTGGTGCTGGCCGATGCGGAAAGCGCGGCGGACGGTGTGGCCGAAGCCCATGCGCTGCTGGCGCGGCTGGGCATCCCTGCGTCGGCGCTGGTGGAAGGCGCGTACGTCGACCTGCTGCGCGCGGCTCAGGCCACGCGCGCCGACACCGGCGCGTAG
- the modA gene encoding molybdate ABC transporter substrate-binding protein, with protein sequence MPAFRSRRRGLLLAAAAALALAAPPAFAADLVVSAAASLTNAFKSLAESYERAHPGTHVVLNFGASDVLMQQIVKGAPADVFASADQEAMNKAEAEKVIAPASRRNFAANQVVLIVPADSKLPIASLQDLTRPEVRRIAYGNPASVPVGRYTRGALAAAGLWDAVAAKGVPAQNVRQSLDYVARGEVEAGFVFATDATVMPDKVRVAVRVPSRTPVTYPIAVTSQARQPQAAAQFVDYVASPQGQAILSRFGFHKP encoded by the coding sequence ATGCCTGCCTTCCGTTCCCGCCGCCGCGGGCTGCTGCTGGCCGCCGCCGCGGCGCTGGCGCTGGCTGCCCCGCCCGCCTTTGCCGCCGACCTGGTGGTATCCGCCGCCGCCAGCCTGACCAACGCCTTCAAGTCGCTGGCCGAGTCCTACGAGCGCGCCCACCCCGGCACCCACGTGGTGCTGAACTTCGGCGCCTCCGACGTGCTGATGCAGCAGATCGTCAAGGGCGCGCCGGCCGATGTGTTCGCCTCGGCCGACCAGGAAGCGATGAACAAGGCCGAGGCCGAAAAGGTGATCGCGCCGGCCTCGCGCCGCAACTTCGCCGCCAACCAGGTGGTGCTGATCGTGCCGGCCGACAGCAAGCTGCCGATCGCCTCGCTGCAGGACCTGACGCGCCCGGAGGTCCGGCGCATCGCCTACGGCAACCCGGCCTCGGTGCCGGTGGGCCGCTACACCCGCGGCGCGCTGGCAGCGGCCGGGCTGTGGGACGCGGTCGCGGCCAAGGGCGTGCCGGCGCAGAACGTGCGCCAGAGCCTGGACTACGTGGCGCGCGGCGAGGTCGAGGCCGGCTTCGTCTTCGCCACCGACGCCACCGTGATGCCCGACAAGGTCAGGGTCGCGGTGCGCGTGCCCAGCCGTACGCCGGTGACCTACCCCATCGCCGTCACCAGCCAGGCGCGCCAGCCGCAGGCGGCGGCGCAGTTCGTCGACTATGTCGCCTCGCCGCAAGGCCAGGCGATCTTGTCGCGCTTCGGCTTCCACAAGCCCTGA